A single Blattabacterium sp. (Mastotermes darwiniensis) str. MADAR DNA region contains:
- the fabF gene encoding beta-ketoacyl-ACP synthase II, which produces MKKLKRVVVTGIGSITPIGNNVEEYWISLISGKSGSAPITYFNTEKYKTKFACELKNYDPSLFFSKKEQRKLDPCAQYGILASSEAVENSKIDFYKEKRERVGVIWSSGIGGLLNLEESISDYVDGGRYPRFSPFFIPKMLIDITAGFISMNYGLYGPNYATVSSCASSSNAIVDAYHLICLGKADIMVTGGSEAAITQSGVGGFNALHALSTRNEDYKTASRPFDKDRDGFVLGEGAGCLILEEYNHAQKRGANIYAEIGGVGMSGDAYHITAPHPEGRGVIIAMRSAVEDAEIEYSKVDHINAHGTSTILGDLAEVRAIQTVFKKNVYNIDINSTKSMTGHLLGAAGAIEAIATILPLSKKIIPPTINLFQVDERIDPKISFTPNKAIKREVKISICNTFGFGGHNVCILFKQIDVI; this is translated from the coding sequence ATGAAAAAATTAAAGAGAGTAGTAGTTACTGGTATTGGTTCTATTACTCCGATAGGAAATAATGTTGAAGAATATTGGATATCCCTGATTAGTGGAAAAAGTGGTTCTGCTCCCATTACTTATTTTAATACCGAAAAATATAAAACTAAATTTGCTTGCGAATTAAAAAATTATGATCCCAGTCTTTTTTTTAGTAAAAAAGAACAACGTAAATTGGATCCGTGTGCACAATATGGAATTTTAGCTTCTTCAGAAGCGGTTGAAAATAGTAAGATCGATTTTTACAAAGAAAAAAGGGAACGTGTGGGTGTTATTTGGTCGTCTGGAATTGGAGGTCTTTTAAACTTAGAAGAATCTATTTCGGATTATGTTGATGGAGGAAGATATCCTAGATTTAGTCCTTTTTTTATTCCTAAAATGCTCATAGATATTACTGCTGGTTTTATTTCGATGAATTATGGACTTTATGGGCCTAATTATGCTACTGTATCCTCTTGTGCTTCATCTTCTAATGCAATTGTTGATGCTTATCATTTAATATGTTTAGGGAAAGCAGATATTATGGTAACAGGAGGTTCTGAAGCTGCTATTACACAAAGTGGAGTAGGAGGTTTTAATGCTTTACATGCTTTATCCACTAGAAATGAAGATTACAAAACAGCTTCACGTCCTTTTGATAAGGATAGAGATGGCTTTGTTTTGGGAGAAGGAGCTGGGTGTCTAATACTTGAAGAATACAATCATGCTCAAAAAAGAGGTGCTAATATCTATGCGGAAATAGGAGGAGTAGGTATGTCTGGAGATGCTTATCATATAACGGCTCCTCATCCGGAAGGGAGGGGAGTAATTATAGCTATGAGATCAGCTGTAGAAGATGCTGAAATTGAATATAGTAAAGTAGATCATATTAATGCTCATGGAACTTCCACAATTTTGGGAGATCTTGCAGAGGTGAGAGCTATTCAAACGGTATTTAAAAAAAATGTATACAATATTGATATAAATTCTACTAAGTCTATGACAGGTCATTTACTAGGTGCAGCAGGAGCTATAGAAGCCATTGCTACTATACTTCCTTTAAGTAAAAAGATTATACCTCCAACTATTAATTTATTTCAAGTAGACGAAAGAATAGATCCAAAAATTAGTTTTACTCCAAACAAAGCTATAAAAAGAGAAGTCAAAATTAGTATATGCAACACTTTTGGTTTTGGAGGACATAACGTTTGTATTTTATTTAAGCAAATAGATGTTATCTGA
- a CDS encoding acyl carrier protein — protein MSDIASRVKSLIVEKLSVEERDVILNASFTNDLGADSLDIVELIMEFEKEFNINISDEKAEKITTVGEAIQAIEDLLNEKKNNN, from the coding sequence ATGTCTGATATTGCATCAAGAGTGAAGTCTCTTATAGTAGAAAAATTGAGTGTAGAAGAAAGGGATGTTATCCTTAATGCTAGCTTTACTAATGATTTAGGGGCTGATTCTTTAGATATTGTAGAACTTATTATGGAATTTGAAAAAGAATTTAACATTAATATTTCTGATGAAAAGGCAGAAAAAATAACTACTGTAGGAGAAGCTATACAGGCGATAGAAGATCTCTTGAATGAAAAGAAAAATAATAATTAG
- the pckA gene encoding phosphoenolpyruvate carboxykinase (ATP): MSSLENYGILNSSNNWQLSPDELQNIILRNKMGIETESGVLAIYTGLFTGRSPADRFIVKDSITEKKVWWNDKFNRSFDPEKFNQLYNKIVRYLSGKKLYIRDCFLCSDKRYQLNVRSISEYPWSDLFVHNLFFRVPKKGQILPDWLLLCTPGFQANPITDGTRSKNFSILNFYKKIVLIGGSGYTGEIKKSIFSVLNFILPNKKVLPMHCSANIGKIQKDTALFFGLSGTGKTTISNDTNRKLIGDDEHGWTSDNIIFNFEGGCYAKILGISKEKEPMIYQSIRKGAMLENVLFKKGTKEVDFFNDSITQNIRISYPIYFINNIEKKLLSSNIRNIFFLTYDAFGVLPPIAKLNKAQSAYYFLLGYTSKVAGTELNIIKPQATFSSCFGAPFMPLNPIQYTKMLIKKLDNPKINVWMVNTGIISSGDTSGSRIKLRDTRKIVQCVLNGSLSRVDYERYPVFNFYIPKYCPGIYSDILNPKNTWKNKKMYQDQLEKLVKKFMKHFDLYRKYTNKEILSGEPKIG; this comes from the coding sequence ATGAGTTCTCTAGAAAATTATGGAATATTGAATTCTTCAAATAATTGGCAATTATCCCCTGATGAATTGCAAAATATAATTTTACGAAACAAAATGGGTATAGAAACTGAATCAGGAGTTTTGGCTATCTACACTGGTTTATTCACTGGACGTTCTCCCGCAGATAGATTTATAGTAAAGGATAGCATTACCGAAAAAAAAGTATGGTGGAATGATAAATTCAATCGATCTTTTGACCCTGAAAAATTCAATCAGTTATATAATAAAATAGTCAGATACCTATCTGGAAAAAAATTATACATACGAGATTGTTTTTTATGTTCCGATAAGCGTTATCAACTGAATGTTCGTTCTATTAGTGAATATCCATGGTCGGATTTATTTGTCCACAATCTTTTTTTTAGAGTTCCCAAAAAAGGACAAATATTACCAGATTGGTTGTTGTTATGTACCCCTGGATTTCAAGCAAACCCAATAACAGATGGAACACGTAGTAAAAATTTCTCTATATTAAATTTCTACAAAAAAATTGTATTAATTGGAGGATCAGGATATACAGGAGAAATAAAAAAATCAATTTTTTCTGTACTAAATTTTATACTCCCTAATAAAAAAGTACTACCTATGCATTGCTCTGCTAATATTGGAAAAATACAAAAAGATACAGCTCTTTTTTTTGGATTGTCTGGAACAGGAAAAACAACTATTTCCAATGATACCAACAGGAAATTAATAGGAGACGATGAACATGGATGGACTTCGGATAATATTATTTTCAATTTTGAAGGAGGTTGTTATGCCAAAATACTTGGAATTTCTAAAGAAAAAGAACCTATGATTTATCAATCTATCAGAAAAGGAGCCATGTTAGAAAATGTTCTTTTTAAAAAAGGGACCAAAGAAGTGGATTTTTTCAATGATTCTATTACACAAAATATTAGAATAAGTTATCCTATATATTTCATAAATAATATTGAAAAAAAATTACTATCCTCTAATATTAGAAATATTTTCTTTCTAACCTATGATGCTTTCGGTGTATTACCCCCTATAGCAAAACTAAATAAAGCACAATCTGCTTATTATTTCTTATTGGGATATACTTCTAAAGTGGCTGGAACAGAATTGAACATAATAAAACCACAAGCTACTTTTTCTTCCTGTTTTGGAGCTCCATTCATGCCATTAAATCCTATACAATACACAAAAATGCTAATAAAAAAATTAGATAATCCAAAAATAAATGTATGGATGGTAAATACAGGAATTATTTCCAGTGGAGATACCTCTGGTTCTCGTATTAAATTAAGAGATACACGAAAAATTGTCCAATGTGTTTTGAATGGGAGTCTATCTAGGGTTGATTATGAAAGATATCCAGTTTTCAATTTTTATATTCCAAAATATTGTCCAGGAATATATTCAGATATTTTAAATCCAAAAAATACATGGAAAAATAAAAAAATGTATCAGGATCAATTAGAAAAACTTGTAAAAAAATTCATGAAACATTTTGATTTATACAGGAAATATACCAACAAAGAAATATTATCTGGAGAACCTAAAATAGGATAA
- a CDS encoding riboflavin synthase, with translation MFNGIIECTTQVQQLNRKKNNLYITFKNPFFDQIKINQSISHNGICLTLIEVNKKNYSVMASEETLRCTNLYFLKIKDEVNLERGMKLHERVNGHLVQGHVDTIAKIVEINKKNGSWLFSFKSKKKLDSFVVEKGSIAVNGISLTIKKCTNYIFSVSVIPYTYEKTNFRFMKVGNFVNVEYDILGKYIRKFLFLKMK, from the coding sequence ATGTTTAATGGGATTATAGAATGTACTACCCAAGTACAACAATTAAATCGTAAAAAAAATAATCTATATATTACTTTTAAAAATCCATTTTTTGATCAGATTAAAATTAATCAAAGTATTTCTCATAATGGAATATGTTTAACTCTCATAGAGGTTAACAAAAAAAATTATTCAGTAATGGCTTCGGAAGAAACTTTACGTTGCACCAATTTATATTTTTTAAAAATAAAAGATGAAGTTAATTTGGAACGTGGAATGAAACTTCATGAAAGGGTGAATGGACATTTAGTGCAAGGACATGTAGATACAATAGCTAAAATTGTTGAAATAAATAAAAAAAATGGAAGTTGGTTATTCTCTTTTAAATCCAAAAAAAAATTGGATTCTTTTGTAGTAGAAAAAGGATCTATTGCTGTAAATGGAATTAGTCTTACAATAAAAAAATGCACTAATTACATATTTAGTGTATCTGTTATTCCTTATACCTATGAAAAAACAAATTTTCGTTTCATGAAAGTAGGTAATTTTGTTAATGTGGAATACGATATTTTGGGAAAATATATTAGGAAATTTCTTTTCTTGAAAATGAAATAA
- the pdxA gene encoding 4-hydroxythreonine-4-phosphate dehydrogenase PdxA has translation MNYRKKKIRVGISTGDINGIGIEIFLKVCRKKKLLDFFTPILFGSTKLCSYYEKILNIELNNIREIKNLKEVVDYKINVLNIWKEDIRFDSIKINPESGKYPILSLKKAVKALKEGKIDVLVTAPVNKKWMNFKGFHFLGHTEYLQTLLEGESLMLMIHDTLKIALVTNHLSLKNVSSEITIKKIIKSIKILHQSLIVDFSIEKPKIAVLGCNPHSGENGLLGEEEKTQIKPAIDSLFQKKGLLVFGPYSPDGFFGNHNYRNFDAVLAMYHDQGLIPFKILTFNEGVNFTAGLSHIRTSPDHGVAYDIAKKGKANEKSFEEAIFSAIKIFNNRKEYMKIVSSKYKSL, from the coding sequence ATGAATTATAGAAAAAAAAAAATAAGAGTAGGAATTTCCACAGGAGATATAAATGGAATAGGAATAGAAATCTTTTTAAAAGTATGTCGTAAAAAGAAACTTTTGGATTTCTTTACCCCAATATTATTTGGATCTACAAAATTATGTTCTTATTATGAAAAAATTCTGAATATTGAGTTAAATAATATACGAGAAATAAAAAATTTAAAAGAAGTTGTTGATTATAAAATCAATGTTTTAAATATTTGGAAAGAGGATATTAGATTTGACTCAATAAAAATAAATCCTGAATCAGGAAAATATCCTATTTTATCTTTAAAAAAAGCAGTAAAAGCTTTAAAAGAAGGAAAAATAGATGTTCTTGTTACAGCTCCTGTCAACAAAAAATGGATGAATTTTAAAGGATTCCATTTTTTAGGTCATACAGAATATTTACAAACCCTTTTAGAAGGAGAATCCTTAATGTTAATGATTCATGATACCTTAAAAATAGCTTTAGTGACTAATCATTTATCATTAAAAAATGTTAGTTCTGAAATAACTATAAAAAAAATTATAAAATCCATAAAAATTTTACATCAATCTTTAATAGTGGATTTTTCTATAGAAAAACCTAAAATTGCGGTTTTAGGATGCAATCCTCACTCTGGAGAAAATGGATTATTAGGAGAAGAAGAAAAAACTCAAATTAAACCAGCTATTGATAGTTTATTTCAAAAAAAAGGATTATTAGTTTTCGGTCCTTATTCTCCAGATGGATTTTTTGGGAATCATAACTATCGAAATTTTGATGCAGTTTTAGCCATGTACCATGATCAAGGATTAATTCCTTTTAAAATATTAACCTTTAATGAAGGAGTAAATTTTACAGCTGGTCTTTCTCATATACGTACTTCTCCAGATCATGGAGTAGCGTATGATATTGCAAAAAAAGGAAAAGCTAATGAAAAATCTTTTGAAGAAGCTATTTTTAGTGCTATAAAAATATTCAACAATAGAAAAGAATACATGAAAATTGTTTCTTCAAAATATAAATCTCTATAA
- a CDS encoding F0F1 ATP synthase subunit epsilon: MQITIIDFEKILYQDEKVNSITVPGLDGYFQILENHAPLISVLGYGLIKISHHNKDFKMKINGGFLQVKKNVIVVIL; this comes from the coding sequence GTGCAGATAACAATTATTGATTTTGAAAAAATCTTGTATCAGGATGAAAAAGTCAACTCTATTACAGTTCCTGGATTAGATGGTTATTTTCAAATATTAGAAAATCATGCTCCACTTATCTCTGTATTGGGATATGGATTAATAAAAATAAGTCACCATAATAAAGATTTTAAAATGAAAATAAATGGAGGTTTTTTACAAGTAAAAAAAAATGTAATTGTTGTTATTTTATAG
- the atpD gene encoding F0F1 ATP synthase subunit beta, with protein sequence MDKKKLKGKIIKIIGPVVDVSFKNGSILPNINDALEVELSKNNKNKIVLEVQQHIGENKVRCIAMEVTDGLRRGQKVEMTGGPISVPIGDSINGRIFNVLGTPIDGLEPLDRYNHNKPIHNYSPEFKELSTDTEILYTGIKVIDLIEPYPKGGKIGLFGGAGVGKTVLIQELINNVAKKHGGFSVFSGVGERTREGNDLLREMLESGIIKYGDSFMDSMKKGYWDLSKVDKEALKESKAVFVFGQMNESPGARARVALTGLTLAEYYRDQSFGEKKGKDVLFFIDNIFRFIQAGSEVSTLLGRIPSSVGYQPTLSSEMGELQERITSTKKGSITSVQAVYVPADDLTDPAPSITFSHLDATTVLSRKIASLGIYPSIDPLDSTSRILSPDIIDKDHYHCAQRVKEILQKYNSLQDIIAILGIEELSEEDKLIVYRARRVQRFLSQPFHVAKQFTGIKGEFVKIEDTIKGFNMIMDGELDDFPEPAFNLKGTIEQVIQTGKKMQ encoded by the coding sequence ATGGATAAAAAGAAATTAAAAGGAAAAATAATTAAAATTATAGGACCAGTGGTTGACGTTTCATTCAAGAATGGATCTATTCTTCCTAATATTAACGATGCATTAGAAGTAGAATTATCTAAAAATAATAAAAATAAAATAGTATTAGAAGTTCAGCAACATATTGGAGAAAATAAAGTTCGTTGTATTGCTATGGAGGTTACAGATGGATTGCGAAGAGGTCAAAAAGTAGAAATGACAGGAGGTCCAATCAGTGTCCCTATAGGAGATTCTATTAATGGTAGGATATTCAATGTTTTAGGTACTCCTATTGATGGATTAGAACCTTTAGACAGGTATAATCATAATAAACCAATTCATAATTATTCTCCAGAATTTAAAGAATTGTCTACGGATACAGAGATATTATATACGGGAATTAAAGTTATTGATCTTATAGAACCCTATCCAAAAGGAGGTAAAATTGGATTATTTGGAGGTGCTGGAGTAGGAAAAACTGTGTTAATCCAAGAGTTGATCAATAATGTAGCAAAAAAACATGGAGGGTTTTCGGTATTTTCTGGAGTAGGAGAACGTACCAGAGAAGGTAATGATTTATTACGAGAAATGTTAGAATCCGGAATTATCAAGTATGGAGATTCATTTATGGATTCTATGAAAAAAGGATATTGGGATTTATCTAAGGTGGACAAAGAAGCCTTAAAAGAATCTAAGGCTGTGTTTGTTTTTGGACAGATGAATGAATCTCCTGGAGCAAGAGCTAGAGTGGCTCTAACTGGATTGACATTAGCCGAATATTACAGAGATCAATCCTTTGGAGAAAAAAAAGGAAAAGATGTTTTATTTTTTATAGATAACATATTTAGATTTATTCAAGCTGGATCAGAAGTTTCTACTTTATTAGGAAGAATTCCTTCTTCTGTTGGATATCAACCTACTTTATCATCTGAGATGGGGGAACTTCAAGAAAGAATTACATCGACAAAAAAAGGTTCTATTACTTCTGTTCAAGCTGTTTATGTACCAGCAGATGATTTAACGGATCCTGCTCCTTCTATTACGTTTTCTCATTTAGATGCAACTACAGTTCTTTCAAGAAAGATTGCTTCTTTAGGTATCTATCCATCCATAGATCCATTAGATTCTACTTCACGAATTTTATCTCCAGATATAATAGACAAAGATCACTATCATTGTGCACAACGTGTTAAAGAAATTTTACAGAAATATAATTCTTTACAAGATATTATTGCTATTCTTGGAATAGAGGAACTTAGTGAAGAAGATAAATTAATAGTTTATCGTGCTAGACGTGTTCAACGTTTTTTATCTCAACCCTTTCATGTAGCCAAGCAATTTACAGGGATAAAAGGAGAATTTGTAAAAATTGAGGATACAATTAAAGGATTTAACATGATTATGGATGGAGAATTAGATGATTTTCCGGAACCAGCTTTTAATTTGAAAGGGACTATTGAACAGGTGATCCAAACTGGAAAAAAAATGCAATGA
- a CDS encoding bifunctional riboflavin kinase/FAD synthetase gives MKIYSFIDEFSSFLPCVFTLGFFDGVHIGHKKVIQNLVLRARVIKYCSVLLTFNPHPKKVLNPEKKFFYLNTLSERIYHIKKTGIENLIIHPFTINFSKLSTKDFFQKILFSKIKIKKIITGYDSHLGKNRDGTFHQIREFSKLYGFELYKVNPCILENKIVSSTNIRKSLLKGNIEWANKALGYCYTLSGYVVRGTGIGKILDFPTANIQINKNKLIPKKGVYAVKIHYSNHIYKGMMNIGVRPTIDKKNQKIKIEVHFFDFYQNIYGKKIKVIIVQIIREEKEFNTLHDLKEQIQRDQIKIKNIFKKKSFESNYLL, from the coding sequence TTGAAAATTTATTCATTCATTGATGAATTTTCTTCCTTTTTACCGTGTGTATTTACACTCGGTTTTTTTGATGGAGTTCACATAGGACATAAAAAAGTAATTCAAAATTTAGTCCTTAGAGCAAGAGTAATAAAATATTGTTCGGTCCTACTAACTTTTAATCCGCATCCAAAAAAAGTTTTGAATCCAGAAAAAAAATTTTTTTATTTAAATACTCTTTCTGAAAGAATTTATCATATCAAAAAAACAGGAATCGAAAACTTGATCATTCATCCCTTTACCATAAATTTTTCAAAATTAAGTACAAAAGATTTTTTTCAAAAAATTTTGTTTTCCAAAATAAAAATCAAGAAAATCATAACAGGATACGATTCTCATTTAGGAAAAAATAGAGATGGAACATTTCATCAAATCAGAGAATTTTCTAAATTATATGGTTTTGAACTATATAAAGTCAACCCCTGTATATTAGAAAATAAAATCGTTAGTTCTACCAATATACGAAAATCTCTTCTAAAAGGAAATATAGAATGGGCTAATAAAGCTTTAGGTTATTGCTATACATTATCTGGATACGTAGTAAGAGGAACAGGAATAGGAAAAATATTAGATTTTCCAACGGCCAATATTCAAATAAATAAAAATAAATTAATTCCAAAAAAAGGAGTTTATGCTGTAAAAATTCATTATTCAAATCATATTTATAAAGGAATGATGAATATAGGAGTACGTCCTACTATTGATAAAAAAAATCAAAAAATAAAAATTGAAGTACATTTTTTTGATTTTTATCAAAACATTTATGGGAAAAAAATTAAGGTTATAATAGTTCAAATAATTCGCGAAGAAAAGGAATTTAATACACTTCATGATTTAAAAGAACAAATTCAACGAGATCAAATAAAAATAAAAAATATTTTTAAAAAAAAATCTTTCGAATCAAATTATTTATTGTGA
- a CDS encoding PD-(D/E)XK nuclease family protein: MIKKIDRIIQHLLKQKKYIEKKLLLVSFNDSLIEYFKEKYQKYGIFTEIYTMEKLLEKISGLSSFHKSYILFYFFYILKKRNSYLSRSFNDFLKWAPDILNDFQDLDFNLINIEYFFTYIISTEKIKKWNPNNIEKNLVGKNNLFWNEIYKSYKILQDILLKKGIGYNGMIFRIAIHRLKNFLSNNLDTRIILFFSRFHLLNKCEKIFIKKIIQLDKGSIYNLNLEEKNMLIKKISDLCIKKKTSINNINPNKIKIIRVSKEVEQVKIVEKLVHQLIQNGKKPNQIVLILGDKYLTIPLLYSIKNILGIPISIFTDFPLKTLPIHHTFHSIFQLLLKKEKMKNFYGKDILRVLYDGYIQKFFIKKNLSFLDEFNKYHSNFVSESIMNKYLFKNINNKLNIIFQIPTYDTKKCIIGLMSFITEFKILLCKNAPKHLFELKFLSKLEVYMQKLKILVRKTETYFFGIKDIFNIYQQFIKTEKISYICKDTKGLHIRVFMDSYFENFENTIMTSVNEGFIPPDKKIYNTFIPLDIRNKLNFSIFQENEEIYCHYFIKILNNSKNTYLIYKNKPDELNSGEKSRFIHQIEMNSNFSMEKKNNFTFNLLNSSKKNPFVIKKTKSMIRRLYEIADQGLSPSSILLYNYNPLSFYYKKVLGLKNIEKKSIKQETGKIIHKILEVLYHPIKGNFITLDWINKMKNNYEYITKNILSKTIKSSFLEGKNIFLYSIIKNYIQNFINWEEKLVHQGHKIFLKEIEIHASTRLDIGFHQVNLYGIIDRIDEYNGMTRIIDYKIGISQKQKIHISLDKIENIFQDPNHGNTMQLLIYMYLLWFKSGYKKKSTIISLVSPEKHKKDSILTIPINFFHQKKNNITYESYVKIFLPHLIKRISEILDPKIPIQEKINRYV, from the coding sequence GTGATAAAAAAAATAGACAGAATCATTCAACATTTATTGAAACAAAAAAAATATATAGAAAAAAAATTATTATTGGTTTCATTTAACGATTCTCTTATAGAATATTTTAAAGAAAAATACCAAAAATATGGGATTTTCACAGAAATTTATACAATGGAAAAACTATTAGAAAAAATATCCGGATTATCTTCCTTTCATAAATCTTATATTCTATTTTATTTCTTTTATATATTAAAAAAAAGAAATAGTTATTTATCCAGAAGTTTTAATGATTTTTTGAAATGGGCTCCTGATATTTTAAATGATTTTCAGGATTTGGATTTTAACTTAATAAATATTGAGTACTTTTTTACTTATATCATTTCTACAGAAAAAATTAAAAAATGGAATCCTAATAATATAGAAAAAAACTTAGTAGGAAAAAATAATCTATTTTGGAATGAAATTTATAAATCCTATAAAATTCTTCAAGATATTCTTTTAAAAAAAGGGATTGGTTATAATGGAATGATTTTCAGAATAGCTATTCATCGTTTAAAAAATTTTTTATCCAATAACTTAGATACACGAATAATTTTATTTTTTTCCAGATTTCATCTATTAAACAAATGTGAGAAAATATTCATAAAAAAAATTATTCAATTAGATAAAGGATCCATATACAATTTGAATTTGGAAGAAAAAAATATGCTAATAAAAAAAATTTCTGATTTGTGCATCAAAAAAAAAACTTCAATAAACAATATCAATCCTAATAAAATAAAAATTATCAGAGTTTCTAAAGAAGTAGAACAAGTCAAAATAGTAGAAAAATTAGTTCATCAATTGATCCAGAATGGAAAAAAACCCAATCAAATTGTTTTAATTTTAGGAGACAAATATTTAACCATTCCTTTGTTATATTCTATAAAAAATATATTAGGAATTCCTATATCTATATTCACAGATTTTCCATTAAAAACACTTCCTATTCATCATACATTTCATTCAATTTTTCAATTATTGTTAAAAAAGGAAAAAATGAAAAATTTTTATGGAAAAGATATACTAAGAGTCTTATACGATGGATATATCCAAAAATTTTTTATCAAAAAAAATTTATCATTTTTAGATGAATTCAACAAATATCATTCAAATTTTGTTTCTGAATCTATAATGAATAAATATCTATTCAAAAATATAAACAATAAACTAAATATAATTTTTCAGATACCAACTTATGATACAAAAAAATGCATTATTGGTCTTATGAGTTTTATTACAGAATTTAAAATTTTGTTGTGTAAAAATGCACCAAAACATTTATTCGAATTAAAATTCCTTTCCAAATTAGAAGTCTATATGCAAAAACTGAAAATATTAGTTAGAAAAACAGAAACTTACTTTTTTGGAATTAAAGATATATTTAACATTTATCAACAATTTATAAAGACAGAGAAAATATCCTATATATGTAAAGATACAAAAGGTTTACATATAAGAGTATTTATGGATTCGTATTTTGAAAATTTTGAAAATACGATTATGACTTCTGTCAACGAAGGTTTTATTCCACCAGATAAAAAAATATATAATACTTTTATTCCTTTGGATATTCGTAATAAACTAAATTTTTCCATTTTTCAGGAAAATGAAGAGATTTATTGTCATTATTTTATAAAAATTTTGAATAATTCAAAAAATACTTATTTAATCTACAAAAATAAACCGGACGAACTTAATTCTGGAGAAAAGAGTCGTTTTATTCATCAAATAGAAATGAATTCAAATTTTTCCATGGAAAAAAAAAATAATTTTACATTTAATCTTTTAAATTCGTCAAAAAAAAACCCTTTTGTGATAAAAAAAACGAAATCAATGATTCGACGTTTGTATGAAATAGCCGATCAGGGTTTATCTCCTTCTTCCATACTTTTGTATAATTATAATCCTCTTTCTTTTTATTACAAAAAAGTACTCGGATTGAAAAATATAGAAAAAAAATCCATCAAACAAGAAACAGGAAAAATCATACACAAAATATTAGAAGTTTTATATCATCCCATTAAAGGAAATTTTATTACTTTAGATTGGATAAATAAAATGAAAAATAATTATGAATATATTACAAAAAATATTTTATCAAAAACTATAAAAAGTTCTTTTTTGGAGGGAAAAAATATTTTTCTATATTCTATAATAAAAAATTATATACAAAATTTTATTAATTGGGAGGAAAAATTGGTTCATCAAGGACATAAAATTTTTCTAAAAGAAATAGAAATTCATGCATCTACAAGATTAGATATAGGATTTCATCAAGTAAATTTATACGGAATTATAGATCGTATAGACGAATATAATGGGATGACACGTATTATTGATTACAAAATAGGAATATCCCAAAAACAAAAAATACATATTTCTTTGGATAAAATTGAAAATATATTCCAAGATCCTAATCACGGAAATACAATGCAATTACTTATTTATATGTATTTATTATGGTTTAAATCTGGATACAAAAAAAAATCTACAATAATTTCTCTTGTTTCACCAGAAAAACATAAAAAAGATTCAATCTTAACAATTCCCATAAATTTTTTTCATCAAAAAAAAAATAATATCACCTATGAAAGTTATGTAAAAATTTTTCTACCACATTTAATTAAAAGAATTTCTGAAATATTGGATCCAAAAATACCAATTCAAGAAAAAATAAATAGGTATGTTTGA